A single genomic interval of Cygnus olor isolate bCygOlo1 chromosome 17, bCygOlo1.pri.v2, whole genome shotgun sequence harbors:
- the C17H12orf43 gene encoding protein CUSTOS isoform X2, which yields MARRSGGRALGEAGCLPPPSCRAAPCRPTAPSMRRGRRVRCGRTTAPSTPRGRSRPKMAAPRGGSGSDPDSDSDSGGEAAARFREAAWDCVKQAAVGAEPRGGGFKKDRLQSAQPSLRREVNGHDEDGNELQTTPEFRAHVAKKLGAMLDSFITVLKDSSGPSQTYVQQPDGGDDGDCEKSECSRASRRRQPSSSSDLDSDQEWQRYQEAAVSAADILKQSTFPALSQDSSQNPSQGYVEHSQKKKKKKKIKGENKTEKKLIDSAECDQVSKDLPHLSANGQHKRQDSNHTENTVLPGAVKKKKKKKKKSE from the exons ATGGCTCGGAGGAGCGGAGGAAGGGCTTTGGGAGAGGCGGGGTGCCTGCCGCCGCCATCTTGTcgggcagctccctgcaggccTACAGCCCCCAGCATGCGCCGCGGCCGGCGGGTGCGGTGCGGCAGGACTACAGCCCCCAGCACGCCCCGCGGCCGGAGCCGccccaagatggcggcgcccaGGGGCGGCTCGGGCTCGGACCCGGACTCGGACTCAGACAGCggcggcgaggcggcggcgcggTTTCGGGAGGCGGCCTGGGACTGCGTGAAGCAGGCGGCGGTGGGAGCGGAGCCGCGCGGTG GTGGCTTTAAAAAAGATCGGTTACAGTCTGCTCAGCCTAGCCTAAG gCGTGAGGTGAATGGTCATGATGAGGATGGAAATGAGCTACAGACCACACCGGAGTTCAGAGCACATGTTGCAAAGAAACTGGGAGCAATGCTGGACAG tttcatCACTGTCTTGAAGGATTCATCAGGACCTTCACAAACTTATGTGCAGCAGCCTGACGGTGGAGATGATG GAGACTGTGAGAAATCAGAGTGTAGCCGAGCCTCAAGGAGGAGACAGCCATCTAGCTCCAG TGACCTGGACAGTGATCAAGAGTGGCAAAGGTACCAAGAGGCTGCTGTGTCAGCTGCAGACATTTTGAAGCAAAGCActtttcctgctctgtcccAGGATTCCAGCCAGAATCCAAGTCAGGGTTATGTAGAGCacagccagaagaaaaagaagaaaaagaaaattaagggaGAGaacaagactgaaaagaaattaatagaCTCAGCAGAGTGTGACCAGGTCAGCAAAGATTTGCCACACTTGTCTGCAAATGGGCAGCATAAGAGACAAGACAGCAATCATACAGAGAACACAGTGTTGCCCGGAGctgtgaagaagaagaaaaagaagaagaaaaaaagtgaatga
- the C17H12orf43 gene encoding protein CUSTOS isoform X1 yields MARRSGGRALGEAGCLPPPSCRAAPCRPTAPSMRRGRRVRCGRTTAPSTPRGRSRPKMAAPRGGSGSDPDSDSDSGGEAAARFREAAWDCVKQAAVGAEPRGGGFKKDRLQSAQPSLRREVNGHDEDGNELQTTPEFRAHVAKKLGAMLDSFITVLKDSSGPSQTYVQQPDGGDDGFRLFSSSVPGDCEKSECSRASRRRQPSSSSDLDSDQEWQRYQEAAVSAADILKQSTFPALSQDSSQNPSQGYVEHSQKKKKKKKIKGENKTEKKLIDSAECDQVSKDLPHLSANGQHKRQDSNHTENTVLPGAVKKKKKKKKKSE; encoded by the exons ATGGCTCGGAGGAGCGGAGGAAGGGCTTTGGGAGAGGCGGGGTGCCTGCCGCCGCCATCTTGTcgggcagctccctgcaggccTACAGCCCCCAGCATGCGCCGCGGCCGGCGGGTGCGGTGCGGCAGGACTACAGCCCCCAGCACGCCCCGCGGCCGGAGCCGccccaagatggcggcgcccaGGGGCGGCTCGGGCTCGGACCCGGACTCGGACTCAGACAGCggcggcgaggcggcggcgcggTTTCGGGAGGCGGCCTGGGACTGCGTGAAGCAGGCGGCGGTGGGAGCGGAGCCGCGCGGTG GTGGCTTTAAAAAAGATCGGTTACAGTCTGCTCAGCCTAGCCTAAG gCGTGAGGTGAATGGTCATGATGAGGATGGAAATGAGCTACAGACCACACCGGAGTTCAGAGCACATGTTGCAAAGAAACTGGGAGCAATGCTGGACAG tttcatCACTGTCTTGAAGGATTCATCAGGACCTTCACAAACTTATGTGCAGCAGCCTGACGGTGGAGATGATG gTTTTcgcctcttctcctcctctgtccCAGGAGACTGTGAGAAATCAGAGTGTAGCCGAGCCTCAAGGAGGAGACAGCCATCTAGCTCCAG TGACCTGGACAGTGATCAAGAGTGGCAAAGGTACCAAGAGGCTGCTGTGTCAGCTGCAGACATTTTGAAGCAAAGCActtttcctgctctgtcccAGGATTCCAGCCAGAATCCAAGTCAGGGTTATGTAGAGCacagccagaagaaaaagaagaaaaagaaaattaagggaGAGaacaagactgaaaagaaattaatagaCTCAGCAGAGTGTGACCAGGTCAGCAAAGATTTGCCACACTTGTCTGCAAATGGGCAGCATAAGAGACAAGACAGCAATCATACAGAGAACACAGTGTTGCCCGGAGctgtgaagaagaagaaaaagaagaagaaaaaaagtgaatga